One genomic segment of Hydra vulgaris chromosome 14, alternate assembly HydraT2T_AEP includes these proteins:
- the LOC101234457 gene encoding bone morphogenetic protein 7-like isoform X1, with amino-acid sequence MIWKLDAGFVYLFYTVRLILGQPLSKSSHGNIPVYAEVPGLGRLNDNENIPQYLRNLYKSLSSKNISGNLLHDGNVARSYNDLNTKSKSKTHHCLFNVSDIESQQETLKKAELRLFKSHYSKHRFQTGVLQVIVINIFNNKTVSSKKMSFYGYGWQVFPVTRVVQDWIDNRTHNRGLNILVQKLNGSSERFDLNFNNFYQHDSALITFTKEKKELSLLSLLKKNDLQPISGKNKISNNINDVVNRVRRSEEGRESKLCGVEPLVVPLELIDWHNLFIMPKSFSINQCKGQCFHKNDEDYLGQTSHSILQALYADVLQDDNVNYPCCAPTKFLPASAILNDRSSNREVYKLVQLENLQVTECECL; translated from the exons ATGATATGGAAATTGGATGCAggttttgtatatttattttacaccGTCAGATTGATTCTGGGACAGCCTTTATCCAAATCTAGTCATGGTAATATACCTGTCTATGCAGAGGTGCCGGGATTAGGAAGACTTAATGATAATGAAAATATTCCTCAATATTTACGAAATTTATACAAGAGCTTGTCTAGTAAAAACATATCCGGTAATCTTTTACACGATGGGAATGTGGCACGCAGCTACAATGACTTAA atactAAATCAAAAAGCAAAACTCACCATTGTTTATTTAACGTATCAGATATTGAAAGTCAAcaggaaactttaaaaaaagcagAGTTGAGACTGTTTAAAAGTCATTACTCAAAGCACCGTTTTCAAACAGGTGTTCTACAGGTAATTGTTATcaacatatttaataacaaaactgtcagttcaaaaaaaatgagtttttatggTTACGGTTGGCAGGTTTTTCCTGTCACTAGAGTAGTTCAAGACTGGATTGATAACAGAACTCACAATCGCGGTCTAAAtattttagttcaaaaactGAACGGATCTAGTGAAcgttttgatttaaattttaacaacttttatcAACATGATTCCGCTTTGAtaacttttacaaaagaaaaaaaagagctGTCACTactttcacttttaaaaaaaaatgatttacaacCAATATCAGGTAAgaataaaatatcaaacaatatAAACGACGTGGTCAATAGAGTTCGCAGGTCAGAGGAGGGTAGAGAAAGTAAATTATGCGGAGTTGAGCCTTTAGTTGTACCTTTAGAACTAATAGATTGgcataatttgtttataatgcCTAAAAGTTTTTCCATTAACCAGTGCAAAGGTCAATGCTTTCATAAAAACGATGAAGATTATTTAGGTCAAACAAGCCATTCAATACTGCAAGCTTTGTACGCTGATGTGCTTCAAGATGATAATGTAAACTATCCTTGCTGTGctccaacaaaatttttaccAGCATCAGCCATATTGAATGATCGCTCTTCTAACAGAGAAGTATATAAACTTGTACAGTTGGAAAACCTGCAGGTTACAGAATGCGAATGTCTTTAA